Proteins encoded by one window of Planktothrix tepida PCC 9214:
- a CDS encoding protein kinase domain-containing protein, which translates to MFLNTGFWANFNFLSEFEAIRYIRHIGEALQTVHERHILHRDVKKPRNIIIRDNSLEPVLIDFGIARH; encoded by the coding sequence GTGTTTTTAAATACTGGGTTTTGGGCTAATTTTAACTTTTTATCAGAATTTGAAGCAATACGTTACATTCGACACATTGGTGAAGCATTGCAGACAGTTCACGAAAGACATATATTACACCGAGATGTAAAAAAGCCAAGAAACATTATTATTCGAGATAATAGTTTAGAACCTGTATTAATTGATTTTGGAATTGCTCGTCATTGA